TGAACGGCAGCCTGAGCAAGGCGTTTTCGGTCGCGCCCTTCACGCGCGCCCACATGCGGCTGCCGCGCTCGCTGCTGTCGGTGCCCGCACCCGTCACGTAGGTGAAGGTCATGCCGGGGTTGAGCCGCGCGAGCACGGTGGCGGCGGCCATCGTGAGGTCGTAGGTGATGCGCTTGTAGTCGGCCTCTTGCATGCCGACCGACGACACGCCGAGGCAGAAGAAGCAGGCATCGAAGCCCTGCAACTGCGGCTCGAAGCCGCTGTAGTCATACATGTCCTCGATCACCACATCCTGCGGCTTCGGGTGCTGCTGCCCGCTGGCTCTGCGGCCGACCGCGACCACGCGCGCCACGTCGGGCGCGAGCAGGCATTCGCGCAGCACGCCCTGCCCCACCATGCCGGTGGCGCCGAAGATCAGGATGTTCATGGGTGGGGCGCGGTCAGACCGCGAAGTCGGCGGGACGCTTCTCGAGCACCGCCAGCAGCAGGTCGACGTCGAGACTGGAAGGCTGCGGTGCCTGCAGCGCGCCGAGCATGCGCGAGAGCGTCTCGGCGTGCGGCAGCAGCGGGCCCAGGAAACGGGTGCCGTCGGCGCCGGCGATCAGCAGTGTCGGAAAGGTCTCCACGTCGAAGGCGTCGGCGATCTCGGCGTGGTCCTCGATGTCGACCCAGGCGAAGCGGAGCTGCGGATGCGCCCGCGCCACCTGCTCGAACAATGGCCGGTAGTCGCGGCAGGTGCCGCACCATTCGGCGCACAGGCACACGACCCACGGCGCATCGCTGGCCGGCTCGGCGGAAACGGGGGCGGCAGGAAGGGCGCTCAAGGCTGATGCGGTGAAGGTGTGAATACGAAGCCGGTGTCGTGCGGCCGGGAGGTCGTGGCTATTATGGACAAAGCGCCCCCGGCGTTCAGGAGACCCGCACGATGAACACCACGACTGCCCCGGAATCTGCTGTCGATCCGCGACGTTTCAAGAGTTTCGCGGAGTTCTACCCCTTCTACCTGAGCGAGCACGCCAACCGCACCTGCCGGCGCCTGCACTTCGCGGGCTCGACGATTTCGCTGCTGTGCCTGGTGGCGCTGGTCGTCACGCTCAATCCGCTCTGGCTGCTGGCCGGGCTGCTCGCGGGCTATGGCTTTGCCTGGGTCGGGCACTTCGGCTTCGAGAAGAACAAGCCGGCCTCCTTCAAGCGCCCGCTCTACAGCTTCATGGGCGACTGGGCGATGTACCGCGACATCTGGCTGGGCAAGGTCAAGATCTGACGGCTATCAAATCAGGAGCACGTCGCCCAGGCGCAGCGTGTACAGCGGGCCTTTGCGCCACAGGTCTTCGAGCGGCTCGGCGCGCGGCATCAGCAGCTCCCTCAGCAGCGGTTCGATGGGCGTGGACGGATCGGCC
This genomic window from Variovorax paradoxus contains:
- a CDS encoding epimerase, producing the protein MNILIFGATGMVGQGVLRECLLAPDVARVVAVGRRASGQQHPKPQDVVIEDMYDYSGFEPQLQGFDACFFCLGVSSVGMQEADYKRITYDLTMAAATVLARLNPGMTFTYVTGAGTDSSERGSRMWARVKGATENALLRLPFKAAYMFRPGMIQPLHGVRSKTPLYQAAIMVLKPVLGLAYRLWPDKVTTTEKVGRAMLAVARHGAPKVLLDPADINALGR
- a CDS encoding thioredoxin family protein, whose amino-acid sequence is MSALPAAPVSAEPASDAPWVVCLCAEWCGTCRDYRPLFEQVARAHPQLRFAWVDIEDHAEIADAFDVETFPTLLIAGADGTRFLGPLLPHAETLSRMLGALQAPQPSSLDVDLLLAVLEKRPADFAV
- a CDS encoding Mpo1-like protein, encoding MNTTTAPESAVDPRRFKSFAEFYPFYLSEHANRTCRRLHFAGSTISLLCLVALVVTLNPLWLLAGLLAGYGFAWVGHFGFEKNKPASFKRPLYSFMGDWAMYRDIWLGKVKI